The Montipora foliosa isolate CH-2021 chromosome 1, ASM3666993v2, whole genome shotgun sequence genome has a window encoding:
- the LOC137999889 gene encoding craniofacial development protein 2-like — protein MNEIRWTGFRELRTATGQSILYSGREEEHHREVGLILKKEVRKTLLKRNLVNERIMGAHFNSRYAKLTVIQMYAPTNDANDESKEEFYDQLQQEVETTPRNDVLIVMGGLNAKIGEDNKGWEKVMGQHGLGRMNENGERLATFCGNNDLVAGGNLFKHRDIYKITWTSPNAKDRNQSDHIIINGKYRGLLMDTREMRGADANSHGLKLRSTKRKRREKTIFDIKKLRDPCVKEVFRLEVSN, from the coding sequence ATGAATGAAATACGATGGACTGGCTTTAGAGAACTGAGAACAGCAACAGGTCAGAGTATCTTGTACTCAGGAAGAGAAGAAGAGCATCATAGAGAAGTGGGACTTATTCTGAAGAAGGAAGTAAGAAAAACGCTGCTGAAGCGCAACCTTGTCAACGAGAGAATCATGGGTGCACACTTCAACTCACGTTATGCAAAACTCACTGTCATCCAAATGTACGCGCCCACTAATGACGCAAATGACGAATCGAAGGAAGAATTTTATGACCAACTGCAGCAGGAGGTTGAAACAACACCAAGAAATGACGTGCTAATTGTGATGGGGGGCCTGAATGCCAAAATCGGTGAGGACAATAAAGGATGGGAGAAGGTGATGGGACAACATGGACTTGGAAGAATGAACGAGAACGGAGAGAGACTAGCGACGTTCTGTGGCAACAACGACTTGGTGGCTGGAGGCAACCTATTCAAGCATAGAGACATTTATAAGATTACGTGGACCTCCCCGAATGCCAAAGATCGGAATCAAAGTGACCATATCATCATCAATGGTAAATACAGAGGTTTGCTGATGGACACCCGAGAAATGAGAGGGGCTGATGCCAACTCACATGGGCTGAAGCTACGGAGCACAAAGAGGAAGAGGAGGGAGAAGACCATCTTTGACATCAAGAAGCTTCGAGATCCCTGTGTCAAAGAGGTATTTCGGCTTGAAGTGAGCAACTGA